In a single window of the Labeo rohita strain BAU-BD-2019 chromosome 23, IGBB_LRoh.1.0, whole genome shotgun sequence genome:
- the map7b gene encoding ensconsin isoform X5, whose product MPAPLRMRRGACRSAIPSLSTIAEEEEGQRSRKRRRKGGGSDYLLRTDEKSSWSRPDSSASGQYTYTVPSPTEIHIVTRPEPLMLKNDERQRLARERREVLEKQSAARGSKWLEREEKARQFHERQLEERRKKLEEQRVKEERRRAAVEEKRRQKLEEEKARYEAVIRRTMERSQRARPKSNRWSWGGTLSASTSHNSDTDRRSVSTMNLSKPTDPVISKRLSSSSATLLNLPDRALQKQTSLSSSCLIKKTQSKSQICKEKIPQDKPAGMRRMPLTPWENSVINRLQTPTHSYLARSRSAMSLSGEAVTPVCPRSASCHPMSSMSFKSIQSRSAERPIKASLNLERPIKAGFVPPDSSTRRKTIQNLPIDRKDKDNVRKSWSNLAYPTPSLSLFTPKRSPSPVGNRSRVTNPSPNRDSTTKPPQKTPNPKISKSPPPPASIPLSPSNPSLSPGNLRPNRVTSESPRATPEGEGAKKEDAEPPKIEPEAPASKPEPSPEDLGSPPTTRPSAGTTDPEEASRLLAEKRRQAREQREREEEEKRQQEEAERRSREEMARRKAEERAKREEEAQRQAEEKKRQEEEAKRLEEEKAQREREEAERLQKQKEEEEARQKEEAERLRLEREKHFQKEEAERMERKKRLEEIMKRTRRSDQKTTPQKNGDASQQSEQNSASSVSSIPSVTVSAPQAPETSVTERSDSNGHTGPSFITPILPTSGHSVALQLKENGAVTEAFEEVIEVPMGTKLSRQDGDGEEVENEEEENRKVPLLAFKENGSMYNVSGLEENPAQ is encoded by the exons GCTCTGACTACCTTCTCAGAACAGATGAGAAGTCGTCATGGAGTCGACCGGACTCATCTGCTTCTGGACAGTACACCTACACCGTTCCCAGCCCTACAGAGATTCACATAGTTACAAGACCAG AGCCTCTCATGCTGAAGAACGATGAAAGGCAGAGACTCGCCCGTGAACGGAGGGAGGTGCTGGAGAAGCAGAGTG ctgcACGGGGTTCCAAGTGGTTGGAGAGAGAGGAGAAGGCCCGACAGTTTCATGAGAGACAGCTGGAGGAGCGCAGGAAAAAGCTGGAGGAGCAGCGGGTGAAAGAGGAAAGGAGACGCGCTGCTGTGGAGGAGAAACGACGACAGAAACTAGAGGAGGAGAAG GCTCGATATGAGGCTGTTATCAGGAGAACTATGGAGAGGAGTCAGAGAGCCAGGCCGAAGTCGAACCGCTGGAGCTGGGGTGGAACGCTCTCTGCTAGCACCTCACACAACAGCg atACTGACAGAAGGTCAGTCTCCACTATGAATCTGTCCAAACCCACAGATCCAGTCATTTCTAAACGCCTGTCATCTTCCTCAGCCACCTTGCTGAATTTACCAGATAgag CCTTACAGAAGCAGACATCTCTCTCGTCGTCTTGCTTGATTAAAAAAACGCAATCTAAATCCCAAATCTGCAAAGAGAAGATCCCTCAGGACAAACCAGCAG GTATGCGTCGCATGCCTCTTACCCCATGGGAGAATTCAGTGATCAATCGACTACAGACACCAACACACTCCTACCTGGCCAGGAGTCGCAGCGCCATGTCTTTGTCTGGAGAAGCAG TGACCCCCGTTTGTCCTCGCTCAGCCTCCTGTCACCCAATGAGCTCCATGTCCTTCAAGTCCATCCAGTCTCGCAGCGCTGAACGACCAATCAAAGCAAGCCTTAATCTTGAGAGACCCATCAAAGCAGGGTTCGTTCCTCCAGACAGCAGCACTCGCAGAAAGACCATCCAGAATCTCCCG ATTGACAGGAAGGATAAGGACAATGTGAGAAAGTCATGGAGTAACCTGGCATATCCCACTCCCAGTCTGAGTCTGTTTACGCCCAAGAGATCTCCTTCACCTGTCGGTAATCGCAGCAGGGTTACCAATCCATCCCCCAACAG GGACTCTACTACCAAACCTCCTCAGAAGACACCTAACCCCAAAATCTCCAAGTCTCCACCTCCTCCAGCATCAATTCCTTTGTCTCCTAGTAACCCGTCCTTATCGCCAGGCAATCTCAGGCCCAACAGAGTGACATCAGAGAGCCCAAGAGCTACCCCAGAAGGAGAGGGGGCCAAAAAGGAGGATGCTGAACCTCCTAAAATTGAACCAGAGGCTCCTGCATCTAAACCAGAACCTTCTCCTG AAGATTTGGGAAGTCCTCCAACAACACGGCCCTCTGCAGGCACAACGGATCCTGAAGAGGCATCACGTCTGCTGGCTGAGAAACGACGGCAGGCCAgagaacagagagaaagagaagaggaggagaagagaCAGCAGGAAGAGGCTGAaag GCGCAGCAGGGAGGAGATGGCTCGCAGGAAGGCAGAGGAGCGAGCAAAGAGAGAGGAGGAGGCGCAGCGGCAGGCAGAAGAGAAGAAGAGACAAGAGGAGGAGGCCAAGCGTTTAGAGGAGGAGAaagcacagagagagagagaggaagctGAACGCCTGCAGAAAcag aaagaggaagaggaggctCGCCAGAAAGAAGAGGCAGAGCGTTTGCGTctggagagagagaaacactTCCAGAAAGAGGAGGCTGAGAGAATGGAGAGAAAGAAG CGCCTTGAGGAAATTATGAAACGCACACGCCGATCTGATCAG aaaacaaccCCACAGAAAAATGGTGATGCCAGTCAGCAGAGTGAACAGAATTCAG CGAGTTCAGTATCCAGCATCCCTTCAGTGACCGTGTCGGCCCCTCAGGCTCCGGAGACTTCTGTGACAGAGCGTAGTGATAGTAACGGACACACGGGGCCCAGCTTCATTACACCTATACTGCCCACATCAGGTCACAG TGTGGCTCTCCAGCTCAAAGAAAACGGCGCTGTCACAGAGGCCTTTGAAGAGGTCATAGAGGTTCCCATGGGGACCAAACTGTCCCGTCAAGATGGAGACGGAGAGGAGGTGGAAAATGAAGAGGAGGAGAACAGAAAGGTTCCCTTATTGGCTTTCAAAGAGAACGGCAGCATGTATAATGTGAGTGGACTGGAGGAAAACCCGGCGCAGTAG